DNA sequence from the Malus domestica chromosome 11, GDT2T_hap1 genome:
CTCTGGCACCTCACCTATGCACTCGTAGTCTACCAATTCCTCCTCAGATGATCTTAAAACTGGCGAGTCATACCCTCCGAGTTTACTGCAGTCAGCCTGGTATCACAAGAAAAAAGCAACATTATGCACTGCTATAAGTTAGAACGATAATGCTTAGAGAAATATGCCAAGGAGTAGGTCATCACTCATCACTCATCagtcacaaccaaattattgaaTTCTGTCAACTGCTTGCTGGCCTAACATTAGCGAGCGCTTCAATAATCACAAGGGCCTTGCAACACAACAGCAGTAAAAGCGGTTTACGATGATCTATAATACAAGCTTATAGGACATCTCCTTTTTGCAATTATGAAGTGCAATCTTATGAATCTCAAAATACTTGTCCATTGAAGAGTTTTAAGAACCAATTTGCAGTACTTCGCATTCAAATTTTCATGAAACCGAAAAATTGGCACCACAATTTCGAAAGGTTTCTCCAAAATAAATTGTTATTTGTTTAGTGTAATCAAAATAAAGAATGTATTTGCAACAATGCAATAGGATAACGATTgttaaataaatgaataattaCAAGATTAGCACTGAACACAATGAGGCAGGCACACACCTTTGAAGATCCATTATCAATGTAGTCAAAGCTCTGATCAAGATCAGAGAATCCAAGAAACTCATCTATATAACATTGTGGAACACTCCCAGCTGCAGAACCACCGGTAAACGATATCCCTCCACCGGGCGGCGCGGCCGCCTTGCACTCCACATGCAACGGGTTATGAGTTTCATATCTAGACACAGAGGCAGACCCAGAATGCAACTTCATAGTAGAAGAAGACGCCCCAACACAAACCCCATCACCTTCGCCGGAATCCGGCTCAGCTGGCTCCGGCCCAACTTTGATTCCGGTCAGCAAGAACCTCCGGTGAGCCGACACGAAGCTATTAGCCGTGTGAACAGATACATCACATTTTCTACACAGCAAAGCTCGATCTTCTAAGCAGAAAAAGTACCCAACTGCCTCCTGCAATCATAAACTCAAAAATTCAAGCAAAACCCAATCCAAATTTCGTGTTTTTACGATCAAATTTCTCAACTTTTTCGATGTGGTATTCGAATCTTTGAAGTATACCTGGCAGATATCGCACTTGGGCATGTGGGAGGAGCACAGAGGAACCCTCTGGTGTTTGCTCGCGAGCTTGTTCGCTTTGTGAACCTTCTCGTCGCACGCCCAGCACAGCGCCGCCTCGTCAGCGCAGCAGAGGACGTTGGCCTCCGCCGCCTCGCAAACGTTGCACTGTATCTTcatctctctctaaacccttccaaaatctcttctctTGTGAGTTTTGTTggtgtttctctctctacagtAGAAGAAGGGAGGAGCGAGTGAAAAACGAGTGATCTTCTCGGAGGACAGCAAGCAATTTGGAGGTGTTACACGTGGAGGGATTTAACAAGTGTCGTGGCGTAGGAGGTCGCCGTTGCTTTGCAATTGTTAATTGCACGACTGTTTACAAATATCTTCGGGAGCGCAACTGACACTTCCTTCTGACAAACGAAAACTGACACAATGTAAACACCACAGGAACTCGCAAAAACCAAATGGCCTAGTTtccggacaaggattgtctgcccttcgtaaggattgtctgccctccacttccaGTGCCCTTTCCATGCTCTTttattttgtgtgatcacggttaagttatgtcaatattttatattattttttgtatatatataataagataaaaataaatagtaatataaaatgttaacgtggtttaaccgtgactgcacaaataggagggcacgaaaagggcaccggaagtgaagggcagacaatcattATCCCTAGTTTCCaataggatcctctcctgatcaTTTTAGTGAGAATCTAAAAATTTTgtgaattatattcattcatcgtatatcgtgtgatcggtttttgtcaaatattgtttgtgtttaattttaaataaaaatatttaaaataatttctaatcgcacaatatacgataaacgaacaTAATTTACGAATTCTTAAAATCCTCGTAAATAAAATCCGGTGAGGGCCCGCATTCGCCTAGTTTTATAGTGGGCACGCCCGGAGCAACTGGGCATTATATGGAGGGTACCAAAATTAAAGAGAGGGCTCGTCCAAGGACTGGCATTGTTTGGTATGGGATGGTACACGTTCCTTGTTGAGGCTTTCAACTTATGTCACGTTTATTTAATGCGTTATCATATTAAAATAGATTGAATTGAagatgaattgaattgagaGA
Encoded proteins:
- the LOC114819665 gene encoding B-box zinc finger protein 22, with translation MKIQCNVCEAAEANVLCCADEAALCWACDEKVHKANKLASKHQRVPLCSSHMPKCDICQEAVGYFFCLEDRALLCRKCDVSVHTANSFVSAHRRFLLTGIKVGPEPAEPDSGEGDGVCVGASSSTMKLHSGSASVSRYETHNPLHVECKAAAPPGGGISFTGGSAAGSVPQCYIDEFLGFSDLDQSFDYIDNGSSKADCSKLGGYDSPVLRSSEEELVDYECIGEVPETSWMVPQVPSPPTASGLYWPKSFQNPSDSSTMFVPDICHSQMQNPLRSQHNGTISKRRRQF